From Mycobacterium cookii:
CGGTGACGACGAGCGGCCTCAGGTACACCTGGCTGCCCGGCCGGGCGTGCTGACCGCCGAGGAACTCGCCGCCGCGGTCGGCGGCGCGGTGGGCCGGTATTCGCCGTATGCGGTGTATCTGCCCTCCGGCGATCCAGCACAGCTGCCCGCGGTGCGCGACGGTCAGGCCCTGGTGCAAGACGAGGGCAGCCAACTCGTCGCGCGCGCGCTCACGCTGGCGCCGATCGCCGAGGACTCCGGGCGATGGCTGGACCTGTGCGCCGGCCCGGGCGGCAAGACCGCACTGCTAGCCGCGCTGGGCGTGGAGTCGGGAGCCCGGGTCACCGCTGTGGAGCCATTCGAGCATCGCGCCGACCTGGTTGCCGAGAACACCGCCGGTCTTCCGGTCGAGATCGTGCGGGCCGACGGTCGACAGAGCGGTCTGGAGCCCGGATTCGACCGGGTTCTGGTCGACGCGCCGTGCACCGGCCTGGGTGCGCTGCGCCGCAGGCCCGATTCGCGCTGGCGGCGTCAACCCGCCGACATCCCGGCGTTGACCAGGCTGCAGCGCGAGCTGTTGGCGGCCGCGATCGCACTGACCCGGCCCGGCGGTGTGACTCTGTACGCCACCTGTTCGCCGCACCTGGCTGAGACGGTCGGCGTAGTCGCCGACGCGCTGCGCCGTCATCCGGTGTCCGCGTTGGATACTCGGCCGTTGTTCGATCCCGTCCCGAATCTGGGCGACGGCCCTTACGTGCAGCTCTGGCCGCACCGGCACGGCACCGACGCCATGTTCGCCGCGGCGCTGCTCAAAACGGACGGGTGAATCGCCGCGAATTGTCCTGCGCTTGATCTGATGGTCGGGCTCCTCCTCAGGCCCTGCGGGTCTGCATCGTCGCCCGACTAGGCTGGCCCGCATGTCAGGCAACTCCGATCGGCCGATGATCGCGCCGTCGATACTGGCCGCTGATTTCGCCCGGCTGGCCGATGAGTCCGCCGCGGTCGAGGGCGCTGACTGGCTGCACGTCGACGTCATGGACGCGCATTTTGTGCCGAACCTGACCATCGGGCTGCCGGTGGTGGAAAGCCTGCTCGCCGCCACCGACATTCCGATGGATTGCCATCTGATGATCGAAGACCCCGACCGCTGGGCGCCGCCGTATGCCGAAGCGGGGGCGTACAACGTGACGTTTCACGCCGAGGCAACCGACAACCCGGTGAGCGTGGCCCGCGACATCCGTGCCGCCGGCGCGAAAGCGGGCTTGAGCATCAAGCCCGGCACTGCGCTGGAGCCCTACCTGGACATCTTGAAGGACTTCGACACGTTCCTGGTCATGTCGGTCGAACCCGGCTTCGGCGGCCAGAAATTCATCCCCGAGGTCCTGAGCAAGGTGCGCGCGGTGCGCAAACTGGTCGACTCCGGCGAGCTGACGATCCTGGTCGAGATCGACGGCGGCATCAACGCCGACACCATCGAGCAGGCCGCCGAGGCCGGTGTCGACTGCTTCGTCGCGGGCTCAGCGGTCTACGGAGCCGATGACCCGGCGGCCGCCGTCGAGGCGCTACGACGACGGGCGGGCGCGGTGTCTCCGCACCTACACCGATGAACACCCCGGCGGCCATCGGCTACGACGCCGCCATGCAACTGGCCGTCGAACAGGCCGAACTGGTCAAGGGGAAGACCTATCCGAACCCGCCGGTCGGCGCCGTCATCCTGGACCGCGACGGCCGGGTCGTCGGCGTCGGCGGCACACAGCGGGCGGGCAGCGCACACGCCGAGGTCGTCGCGTTGCGCCGGGCCGGACGGCTGGCCGAGGGTGGCACGGCGGTGGTCACCTTGGAACCCTGCAATCACCACGGCAAGACCCCGCCATGCGTGGACGCGCTACTGAAATCCGGTGTCGCGACAGTGGTTTACGCTGTCGCCGACCCGAACCCGCCTGCGGCGGGCGGTGCTGGGCGACTGGTTGCGGCCGGTGTGCGCGTCGTCAACGATGTGCAGACCGACCTGGTCGTGACGGGGCCGCTGCGCGAATGGCTGCACAAGCAGCGCACCGGATTGCCGCACGTGACATGGAAATACGCCGCCAGCATCGACGGGCGCAGCGCCGCCGCGGACGGTTCCAGCCAATGGATCACCAGTGAGGCCGCGCGAGCCGACGTGCACCGGCGGCGGGCGACCGCCGACGCGATCGTGGTGGGAACGGGCACGGTGCTGGCCGACGACCCGGCCTTGACCGCTCGCCTGCCCGACGGCAGCCTCGCGGACCGCCAGCCGCTGCGCGTGGTGGTTGGCAGGCGCGAAATCCCCTCTGAAGCAAAGGTTCTCAACGACGACTCGCGGACCATGGTGATGCGGACCCGCGAGCCGGCCGAGGTGCTTCAGGCGCTGTCGGATCGCACCGACGTCCTGCTCGAGGGCGGCCCGACCCTGGCCGGAGCGTTCCTGCGGGCGGGGGCGATCGACCGCATCCTCGCCTACATCGCGCCGATCCTGCTGGGCGGACCCGTCGTCGCCGTCGACGACGTCGGGGTGACCAGCATCAGCCGGGCGCTGCGCTGGCGCTACGACGGCATGGAGCGCGTCGGTCCGGACGTGGTGCTGAGTCTGGTACCCCGTGAACCGGCGTCCGGCTCGGTCAGGAACGACCGCCCAGGCCAGGGATGAGCATCGGCACGCGGCGACGGTAGTCGCGGTACCGATCCCCGAAGAACCGGGTGAGGTCGCGCTCTTCGAACTGAATCGCCATCAGGATGTATCCGGTCATCACGGCCGCAAAGATCAAGTGCCCCAACGTCATCGTCGGCGTGGCCCAGAATGCGATCAGGAATCCGGTGTAGATCGGATGCCTGACCACGCGGTAGAGGAACGGCGTCGCGAACTCGTGCTTGGCTGCGCGCCGGCCTTTCAGCCGGGCGAACGCCTGGCGCAGGCCGAAAAGATCGAAATGGTCGATCAAAAATGTGCTGACCAGCACCATGAGCCAGCCGATCCCGCCGACGGCGGTCAACAACGCTCGCCATGGCTGGGCGCTCACGTGCCATATGCCGGCGGTGATCGGGCGCCACAGGAGCATGAGAACGATCAGGCAGATGTTCGCGGCGAGAACGTACGTGGATCGCTCTGCGCTGGGCGGAATCACCCGGGTCCAGCGTCGTTTGAACGCCGGCCGTGCCATGACGCTGTGCTGCACGCCGAACAGCGCGAGCAACACGACATCGATGACCACCGCACCGACCGTGAGGGCGCCACTGCCGCCCCCACGATCGATGCTCTTCCCGACGGCCGCGTCGGCGACGAATCCCACCAGGTAGAGAAAGACGAGCAGGAAGAGACCGTACGTCGCGATGCCGTACGCCGCGATCACAATCCCGCCGGCGGCGTTGCCCGCGAGTCGCGATGAACCGTCATCGCCGTGAGTCACGACGCTATTGTCCTCCGATCGTCAACCGGACACCCCGGTTTCGGCGTCAGCCGGAGAGGATCTGGAAGATTACTGGTCGCAGCTGTACCCGGAGCTTGCCCGTAAGCCGTGGACACCTCTACAGGCCGCACGCCCATTCGATCCGGCCGATCAGCCCACTTGCGGTGGCCAGCCCACCAACAACTACGTGTTGTTCTACTGCGTGCCGGACGACTACGTTGGCTTCGACGCGGTCAAGGCGATGCCCCAGATCTATATGCGGGGCGGCGATTTCGCGGTCGCGACCCTGATTGCGACCCAGTACGGGCTGGCGGCGCTGATTCGTGACGGCCAGGACGCCGACGCGAAGATCACCTCGCTGCGCGCCGACTGCCTGGCCGGCGGCTGGGTCGCAAGCGTCCTTCTGCAGAATCGCCCGGAGTCGCCGCGCTCCTCGTCTTCCGCGGCTCCGCTGACGTGGCGCGCCAAGCGCAGGGATCGACTCGCGTCGATGCCTACCGCGACGGCGTGATGAACGGCGCGAAAGCCTGCGTCACGCGCTAGAACACCTGGCGCCGACTCAGCGAATCGGCACGCAGACGGTTGACATGATCTTGTCGGCCAGCGTCTGTCGCTTCGCATCCCACAGCGGGAACAGGTACCCGATGTAGCAGATCGCGCCATCCACCAGGTGGGCGAACTGACGCACGATCGACATCACGAAGCCGATCGGTTGGCCGGTCGCTTCGGAGATGACCTTGAACTTGAAGGCCGACTTGCCGATGGTCGAGCCGGTGGTGCCCTGTCGGTAGCCCCAGTTCCAGATCGAATACACCAGCACCAGAAGCGATGCCAGGAACGTCGTCGCGATTCCCACGCCGGAGAACGACGAGGTGCAGGAGCCGCCGTAGCCTTCGGTATCTGCCACGCAGGCATTGGTTCCGGTGGCGACGGCGATGCCGACCCCGATGCCACCGATGACCATCCCGGGGATGCCGTCCACGATCGTCGCACCGACGCGCGCGATCCACGACGTGTATGGCTGCGCGGCCTGCGTCCAGGCAGGCTGATCAAGGTAGGCGGGACCGCCCGGCACCGGAGGCGGCGGCGGATATCCACCGCCCGGCGGCGGGTAGGGACCGTCGGGTTGTTGGGGCGGTAGTTGCGTCATGGCGTCGTCCTCGGGATCACGCCGGACCCGATGCGGTTCGGCGGGGTCAGTGTGGCCGTACTTTAAATCGTCTCCGGCCGCACGGAGGGCGATATGAGCAAATTCCAAATGAATACTGCGGCATGGTCGTGCAGTTGCAGCCGCGTCGTTAGCGGGGACGCTGAAGCGGCTAATAACCGACCGCAGAGATGTACTCTAGGAATCCGAGCAATTCTGCCATTATGGACAGCGTTAACGCCGCAGCCGAAAACGGCCAGCTCAACCGCCGACGGACAATCCGGACTATTGCCAGGACGGCACCGATGACGATGAATGCGGCCGCGACCGCCAGTGCGACCGCGATCGACACCGAAGCCTGGTGGATGTGGCATGTCTCGGCGGGGCAGAAGTCGGTGAATGCTAGTACGAAAAATCCCCCACTAGCAGCGACGATCCAGCAAACCAGGCTGACGGTGAGCAGCACTGCGCTCAATACGAAGTCCCACTTGGCACGAGGCGGGTGTGCGCCGCCAAAGGTGGCCGCTGACCCGGCGAAATAAGGATAGCCGGCTGACATGCCATCACAATACCGAACGTGAATTAGTGTGGCGGGTTATCACATTATAAATGTGACTGTTCCAATGTTATTCCAAACTCAACACAGCTTCGCTCGCACGGTTTGTTGCACGGCACGGGAACGGTTCTGCAAGTCCCCGACGATGGTTGTCGAAGCGCGAGTCCTGCGCCGATGCTGCTGGCACAGCAGCAAACTATCTCTACGAGGGAATCCCGCCTAACCGGCCCCGGCGGGACTGACGACCGCAATGGGCAGTCGGACGCATTCGGCGGCCGGTCCGTTGAAGCCGGCGTAGAACATCGTCGCGTTGATGAACCAGCGCATCGACGAATTGACGGCGCTGGCGGTCGGTGCCGCGTCCGTGGGCAGCGCCGTCTGGAAGGGCAAGCGGACCGCCGCGCCGTTACGCAACGCCAGTCGTTTGAACAGTGGCACGGTCCGCCCGTCGGCGAGTTCACCCGAACCCGGTGTGCGGGTCAGCGGATGGGAATCGCGCATCCACTGCCACTTCACCCGTAAGTCGCCGTCGGGCAGGTCCCGAGTGGGCGTGACGATGACGTCGCCCGTGATCGTCTCGCCGGCGTGAAATACCAGCCGGGGCAACGCGATGTCGATGTCGCACGCCCCGCTGCCGGAGACCTGCTCCAGCGGTCCGATATCGGCCGTGGCATCGTCCACGCCGGTGATCACGGCGAATTCCGCCTGTTCGTCGACGTCGTGCCCGCGGCGCTGTACGAGCAGACGGCACGACCAACTCGCGATCTGTGACGACGACGGCGGTGCCCACGACGGGATGCGGAACGTGGCTGTGCCGTCCGTGAATTCTGATGTCGCAGTGGGTAACTCGACTTCGTCGACCCGCACCCAATCCTTGGTGTCTCGATCGGTGCCGTAGGTGGTGCCGATTTCCTGGGTCAACCACATCGCATCGGTCGCGGCCGTCGCTGCCGCGTCTGCGCGCCCGGCCCACCGGTAACGATAAGAGTTGTAGTAGCCCAACTCGATTCGCGCCGATGTCACATCGCCGATCGGCTTCACTGCGCTCGCTCGAACGTCGATCGACTGACGCGGGTGAACCACGGACGGCGAGACGGTGACCACCGCTCGCGTCGGACGCAGGAAGCGCCGCACTATTTGAGTTGGCTCGCAGCGTAGTCCTCCGGCCGGTTCTTTTTCATCCATGCCCGAACCGGCCAAAAAACCACCCACAGAACTGAATACATCGCGTAGTACCCCAGCGCGGAGACCAGCACCCCGAATATCCATGCCGGGTAGATCAGGATCAGGCAGAACTGCAAAAACTGCTTGATCACCACTGGGTAACCCTCGGCCTGTGACAACACGAACGGCAGGCTCATTGAACGCAGGAGCCTACGGCCCGTGGAGGTCTCGGCTTCTGCCTTCGCCTGTGCCGCGCTGACATCCCGGCCCCGCTCTTCGCGGGTGAGTCCGCGCTGCGGCGGTGGCGGTTCGCTGACACTCATCAGGGCGGTCTCCTCACGGCTTCGAGTTGGCTCAAGAGCAACGCGGAACGGTAACCAGAGCGTATTGGAACCTGATTGGATCGCGAAGCATCGGCTAGATGCCGGAGTTCGCCGGCGCCGTCTTTGGCTACCGCTTGGGCTCGTGCCAGCAATTGACGGTCGTGGTCTCGGGCTGACCGCCTAGACCTGAGGCCCGACCGGTTGCTCCTCGCGAACGAGCGGCTCGTCGGCGTGCACGCGCCGACTGCTGATCAGCAGACCCAGCAGCGCACCGACGATGCAGACCACCACGGTGACCTTGAAGATCTCGCCGTACATTCCGGCGAACGCTTGGCGGTACATGGTGGCCTGATGCAGAACCCGCTCGGTGAGGGTGGCGTTGGCCGGCAGCTCGGAGGCCAGTTTCGCGACGAGTTGCGGCAGCCGGTAGAAGCCCCACGCGCTGAGCGAGGCCACCCCGATCAGCATGCCGGTCATCCGCGCGACCACCACCGCCGCTGAGGCGATGCCGTGCTGCGCCGACGGCACCACCCGCAAGCTGGCCGATGTCAGCGGGGCGATCACCAGACCCAGACCGATGCCGGCGATCGCCAGATCGGTGTCCAAGGCGGGCAGCGACACCAGGCCGAAGACGTTGTGGTGCTCGTCCAAGAGGCCAACCGACCACTTCGAGATCAGCCAGTAGCCGCCGGCGGCGATCAACAGCCCGGCAAACGCGACTACGCGGTCGCCGACTCTTGTCGCGATCCAGCCGCCCACCAGCGCGCCGACCGGCAGCGCTGCCAGGAACCACAGCAGCATCATGGCGGCGTGGTCCTGGTCTTTACCGAGCACGCCCTGAGCGAAGAGCTCGACGTCGACCAGCGTCACCATCAACGCCGCGCCGGCGCAGAGTGATGCACCCAGCGCCGACAGGAACGGCCGGAAGTGCACGCCGGTGGGTTCGATCAGCTTGGTACGCGAGAACCGTTCCCAGACAAAGAAAATCACCGCGGCGACGACAGCGGCGACGATCAGCGGCGGACCGTAGCTCGGCAGGGCGTGCTTCCCGTCGGGGTTGGCGTTGTACAGGCCGATGACCGCCAGGCCCAGCGTGATCGCCAGGAGCAGTCCGCCGATCACGTCGATTTTCTCCGGCTCGTCGTCGCGGTCTCGCGACGGCAGGCTGAAGTGGATCATCAGCATCGCGGCCAGCGCCAGCGGCACGTTGATCCAGAACACGTCCTGCCAGCGACTGGTCAACCAGACGATGAAGATTCCGTAAAGCGGCCCGAGCACGCTGCCCAGTTCTTGCGCGGCACCGATGCCGCCGAGGACGCCGGCGCGATTGCGCTGGGCCCACAGGTCGGCACCCAGCGCGAGCGTCACCGGTAGCAGTGCGCCGCTGGCCACCCCCTGAATGGTGCGACCGACGACCAGCACATCAAGGTCGGTGGACAGCGCGGTGATCACCGAGCCGATCAGGAAGGTCGCCAGGCTGACTTGCAGCAGCAGCTTGCGGCCGAATCGGTCAGAAGCCCGGCCAAGCAACGGCATGGCGGCGATGTAGCCCAGCAGATACCAGGTGATGATCGGGGTGATGCGCTGCAGGTGATTGACCGGGATGCCGATCGTGCTGATGATGTCGCGCATGATCGTGACCACGACATAGGTGTCGAGGGCACCGAGCAGTACTGCGAGGCTGCCGGCGCTGATCGCGATCCCGCGCCCGGCGTGCGGCGTTGCCATCAGGCCACCGGGGGCTTGGTGACCTGGACCGGCGCGTTCCAGTTGGACAGCGTCATCTGCACCGAGTTGCCCGGGCTCTGCTCGAGCTGAATCTGCACCAGTTGGTGATCACCGTTCTCCTCGATCCACACGGTGGTGGCCGCCGGCTGGGTGGCCTTCAGCTGGGGCGCGAGGCCATTCACGGCGTCCGCCGCGGCCGTCCCGGTGATCTTGACGGTGCTTTGCCCGTTGATCGTTTCGCGCGACTGGGACTTCGGGTTGCTGATGTTGGTCAAGATGTTGGCCAGACCGGTGTTCGGGTTGAGGATCTCGGACGGGTCGTAGATGGCGGACGCCGGACCGAAGTTCTCCCACTGGCCGGGACTGAGTGTGGCGTACAGGGTTCCGTTGTAGACCACGAACTGGGCGTCGATTTCTGAGCCGCCGAAAGTGATGTTGGCGTTGCCCTGAGCGGCCGTGTCCGGCGCGGTGGTCAGATCGCCGGTCAGGGTTTTGACGGGCAGATGCTTGATCTTGCCGTTCACCGAGAGCACCAGATGCACGCTCTTGACGTTTCTTGTGGTCAGGTTGGACTTGCTAAGCAGAGGCGCCGCATCCGGCAGCGGAGCGCCGGACTGCTTCGAGGACGACGAGCAGCCACTGACTAGGGCAGCGGCGGTCGCCAGCGCGGCGAGAGCGGCAAGAATCTGGGCGAGTCGGCGGGGCGTCTGCATAGTGTGCATCGTAGAGGGTCCGGTTGACCCGACTGTGAAGCGCAAGGTGACGGGGACATCGCGCTGGGCAGAACGACTCATTAGCCTGAGGCTGTGTTCACCGGAATCGTCGAAGAACTGGGTGAGGTCGTCGGCAAGGACGAACTGGGCGATTCAGCTCGCTTCACCATTCAGGGTCCCGTGGTCACCGCTGACGCGGGGCACGGCGATTCGATCGCCGTCAACGGCGTGTGCCTGACGGTCGTCGAGCTGTTGCCGGGAGGCCAGTTCACCGCGGACGTGATGGGCGAGACGCTGAGTCGGTCCAGCCTGGGACGGCTCGCTGCGGGCAGTCCAGTCAACCTCGAGCGGGCCGCAGCGGTGAACAGTCGCCTGGGCGGGCACATCGTGCAAGGCCACGTCGACGGAACAGGGCAGATTTTGACCCGCTCTGCCGCGGAAAACTGGGAAGTGGTGCGGATCGGCATGCCCGCCGAACTGGCTCGCTACGTCGTCGAAAAAGGCTCTATTACTGTCGACGGCATTTCGCTGACGGTCTCCGGCCTCGGCGACGACTGGTTCGAGGTGTCGCTCATCCCGACCACGCTGGAACTCACGACGTTGGGCGGAGCCGCGCCGGGGACGCCGGTAAACCTCGAGGTGGACGTCATCGCCAAGTACGTCGAGCGTCTCCTCTCACATTCACCGAGAACTGCGCGCTAGTCCGGACAATTTCCGATCGCCAGCCCACGCTGCCCGGCCCACCCTCGGAGCCACGCGGCGGGCCGACATCAAGCCAAGCGTGGTACGACCCCCGGCGCGCAAACCTACGCGTTACGGCTGACGATTTTCCACTGCTCACGCCGCACTATCGAACGGTAGTCAGTGGCCGATTGGGGGCCATTCAAGCCATTCGATAGGAGAAGAAATCATGACAAGCCCTACCGGCGTAGTGATGGCCGTCAGCGCCGCGTTCGCGGCCGCGCTGATCGGACTGGCGAACGGACCTGAAGCCAGAGCCGACACGACTCCTGAGCCTTTCCAGGACCTTTTCGGCGATACCGGAATCAACACCTGGACCCCCGCGGCCGACACGAATCTGGTCGCATTAAGCCCGACCCTGGCCGCCGACTTCGCCATGAGCGTCGACCACTACCAAGCAGGCTTCTCTTCGATTCCCGATGACCCATTCACCCTCGTGACCGACGAATTCGACCCTGCCGCGTTCACCGTCGGCCCAACTGGCGGTCTTCTCCCGGACAACGCCATCGGCGATTTCGCCGTGGACCTGGATTACACCTTGTATGCCACCGGCCTCGGGGAGAAGGTCGACTTATTCCTCGATGCGCTCTTCAACCTCCCCGGATACTTCTGAATCATCGAATGATCGGGGACTGCAAAAGTTTTGCGTACGTCGTGCGGTTGATGCGGCGCTAAGACGTCCCGGCAGGAGGCGCCTGCGGAGGCGGACTGACCGGTGGCTGCTGATGGTGACGGCTGTTCTGCCCGTCGATATCTTGGATGGGCGGTTGAGGTGGTGGTGCCGGCGCGGCGTGCGACTGCGGCGCCGGAGCGACGAGGACCGCGGTCAGCGCAAGGGCAGCCAGCATGCCACTGCGTCGCCGCATGCGCGGGATGGCTTTGGCCGCTTTGCCCATGCGGCGAGCTTAGTTGCGGACATGACACTTAGTGCGATTCTTAACGGAACCTGAACCCGCATGCGCAACGCCCGCTCCGCCGATCGGCGAAGCGGGCGTCTCGCGAGGTGGTTTTTACAGCGGAATCCAGACTCCGAAGAAGTCGAAGCCCCACTGGTTGAATCCCGGGTTCCAGATCGGGTTTTCGTTGTAGCCGTAGTAGTTGATCGGCCCGTAGTTCCACGGTCCACCGGGCGGCGGAAGTGGACGGTCCCAAGCAGGTCGCGGTGGTTCGCCGGGACCCCACGGTGCGGGTCCGTCGCCCCACGGGGCGCCCCGGAAATAGCCGCGGTGGTCGTCGCCGTGCCATGGCCCGCCGGGCCCGCCGGGTCCGCCGGGTCCGTGGTCACCCGGCCCAGCGGGTCCACCAGGACCGCCTGGTCCGCCCGGTCCACCCGGACCGCCGGGTCCGTGCCCGCCCGGCCCGCCCGGTCCACCTGGCCCGCCGGGTCCGCGCCCGCCGGGTCCGCCGCCCCCGCCCGGCTCGTGAGGTGCGGGCGCCGCATGACTGGCCGCCGGCGGAGCGCCGTGGCCCCCGTCACCACCCGGTGGCGGTCCCGGGGCGGCGCTCGCAGCTCCGGCGCCGACCCCCAACGCCGCCGCACCGAAGGCGCCGGCGATGACGGCTCCGGCCATCAGTTGCTTCAGTCTCATAGTCCTTCACCTGTCTAGTTGGGTATTCAGTGGACAATCGCCCCCGACCTAAGAAAAACGGTAGATAGGCTAGCTATGAATCGGCTGTTAGCTGCCTCAGCGAATCTCCTGCAGGTTTGGTCGCGGTGGCTCGACCCCGGAGGCGTCCGGTCAATGACTAGTGGCAATAACTTCGGCGACGTGGTGGTTCATACTGGAACCAACACCTGAGGGCTTCGGGTGGGTTTTTCTGACGAGGTGGCAGCGATGACGAGGTTGGACTCGGTCGAGCGCGCGATCGCCGACATCGCGGCCGGCAAGGCCGTCGTCGTCGTCGACGACGAAGACCGGGAAAACGAGGGAGATCTCATTTTCGCGGCCGAGAAGGCCACCCCCGAGCTGGTGGCG
This genomic window contains:
- a CDS encoding RsmB/NOP family class I SAM-dependent RNA methyltransferase, whose translation is MTPPKGRPRRKQLDPARRAAFDVLRAVRERDAYPNLLLPVLLRERHIHGRDAAFATELTYGSSRIRGLLDAVIGSAANRSPETIDPVLLDLLRLGAYQLLRTRVDAHAAVSTTVEQAAIEFDSARAGFVNGVLRTISTRDVQSWVDELAPARSADPIGHAAFVHAHPRWIAQAFADTLGAAAGELDAALAGDDERPQVHLAARPGVLTAEELAAAVGGAVGRYSPYAVYLPSGDPAQLPAVRDGQALVQDEGSQLVARALTLAPIAEDSGRWLDLCAGPGGKTALLAALGVESGARVTAVEPFEHRADLVAENTAGLPVEIVRADGRQSGLEPGFDRVLVDAPCTGLGALRRRPDSRWRRQPADIPALTRLQRELLAAAIALTRPGGVTLYATCSPHLAETVGVVADALRRHPVSALDTRPLFDPVPNLGDGPYVQLWPHRHGTDAMFAAALLKTDG
- the rpe gene encoding ribulose-phosphate 3-epimerase, which gives rise to MSGNSDRPMIAPSILAADFARLADESAAVEGADWLHVDVMDAHFVPNLTIGLPVVESLLAATDIPMDCHLMIEDPDRWAPPYAEAGAYNVTFHAEATDNPVSVARDIRAAGAKAGLSIKPGTALEPYLDILKDFDTFLVMSVEPGFGGQKFIPEVLSKVRAVRKLVDSGELTILVEIDGGINADTIEQAAEAGVDCFVAGSAVYGADDPAAAVEALRRRAGAVSPHLHR
- the ribD gene encoding bifunctional diaminohydroxyphosphoribosylaminopyrimidine deaminase/5-amino-6-(5-phosphoribosylamino)uracil reductase RibD, which codes for MNTPAAIGYDAAMQLAVEQAELVKGKTYPNPPVGAVILDRDGRVVGVGGTQRAGSAHAEVVALRRAGRLAEGGTAVVTLEPCNHHGKTPPCVDALLKSGVATVVYAVADPNPPAAGGAGRLVAAGVRVVNDVQTDLVVTGPLREWLHKQRTGLPHVTWKYAASIDGRSAAADGSSQWITSEAARADVHRRRATADAIVVGTGTVLADDPALTARLPDGSLADRQPLRVVVGRREIPSEAKVLNDDSRTMVMRTREPAEVLQALSDRTDVLLEGGPTLAGAFLRAGAIDRILAYIAPILLGGPVVAVDDVGVTSISRALRWRYDGMERVGPDVVLSLVPREPASGSVRNDRPGQG
- the mddA gene encoding methanethiol S-methyltransferase, giving the protein MTHGDDGSSRLAGNAAGGIVIAAYGIATYGLFLLVFLYLVGFVADAAVGKSIDRGGGSGALTVGAVVIDVVLLALFGVQHSVMARPAFKRRWTRVIPPSAERSTYVLAANICLIVLMLLWRPITAGIWHVSAQPWRALLTAVGGIGWLMVLVSTFLIDHFDLFGLRQAFARLKGRRAAKHEFATPFLYRVVRHPIYTGFLIAFWATPTMTLGHLIFAAVMTGYILMAIQFEERDLTRFFGDRYRDYRRRVPMLIPGLGGRS
- a CDS encoding neutral zinc metallopeptidase, which produces MSSDRQPDTPVSASAGEDLEDYWSQLYPELARKPWTPLQAARPFDPADQPTCGGQPTNNYVLFYCVPDDYVGFDAVKAMPQIYMRGGDFAVATLIATQYGLAALIRDGQDADAKITSLRADCLAGGWVASVLLQNRPESPRSSSSAAPLTWRAKRRDRLASMPTATA
- a CDS encoding RDD family protein, with the translated sequence MTQLPPQQPDGPYPPPGGGYPPPPPVPGGPAYLDQPAWTQAAQPYTSWIARVGATIVDGIPGMVIGGIGVGIAVATGTNACVADTEGYGGSCTSSFSGVGIATTFLASLLVLVYSIWNWGYRQGTTGSTIGKSAFKFKVISEATGQPIGFVMSIVRQFAHLVDGAICYIGYLFPLWDAKRQTLADKIMSTVCVPIR
- a CDS encoding vacuolar protein sorting-associated family 26 protein encodes the protein MKPIGDVTSARIELGYYNSYRYRWAGRADAAATAATDAMWLTQEIGTTYGTDRDTKDWVRVDEVELPTATSEFTDGTATFRIPSWAPPSSSQIASWSCRLLVQRRGHDVDEQAEFAVITGVDDATADIGPLEQVSGSGACDIDIALPRLVFHAGETITGDVIVTPTRDLPDGDLRVKWQWMRDSHPLTRTPGSGELADGRTVPLFKRLALRNGAAVRLPFQTALPTDAAPTASAVNSSMRWFINATMFYAGFNGPAAECVRLPIAVVSPAGAG
- a CDS encoding MFS transporter codes for the protein MATPHAGRGIAISAGSLAVLLGALDTYVVVTIMRDIISTIGIPVNHLQRITPIITWYLLGYIAAMPLLGRASDRFGRKLLLQVSLATFLIGSVITALSTDLDVLVVGRTIQGVASGALLPVTLALGADLWAQRNRAGVLGGIGAAQELGSVLGPLYGIFIVWLTSRWQDVFWINVPLALAAMLMIHFSLPSRDRDDEPEKIDVIGGLLLAITLGLAVIGLYNANPDGKHALPSYGPPLIVAAVVAAVIFFVWERFSRTKLIEPTGVHFRPFLSALGASLCAGAALMVTLVDVELFAQGVLGKDQDHAAMMLLWFLAALPVGALVGGWIATRVGDRVVAFAGLLIAAGGYWLISKWSVGLLDEHHNVFGLVSLPALDTDLAIAGIGLGLVIAPLTSASLRVVPSAQHGIASAAVVVARMTGMLIGVASLSAWGFYRLPQLVAKLASELPANATLTERVLHQATMYRQAFAGMYGEIFKVTVVVCIVGALLGLLISSRRVHADEPLVREEQPVGPQV
- a CDS encoding LppX_LprAFG lipoprotein, with the translated sequence MQTPRRLAQILAALAALATAAALVSGCSSSSKQSGAPLPDAAPLLSKSNLTTRNVKSVHLVLSVNGKIKHLPVKTLTGDLTTAPDTAAQGNANITFGGSEIDAQFVVYNGTLYATLSPGQWENFGPASAIYDPSEILNPNTGLANILTNISNPKSQSRETINGQSTVKITGTAAADAVNGLAPQLKATQPAATTVWIEENGDHQLVQIQLEQSPGNSVQMTLSNWNAPVQVTKPPVA
- a CDS encoding riboflavin synthase, whose product is MFTGIVEELGEVVGKDELGDSARFTIQGPVVTADAGHGDSIAVNGVCLTVVELLPGGQFTADVMGETLSRSSLGRLAAGSPVNLERAAAVNSRLGGHIVQGHVDGTGQILTRSAAENWEVVRIGMPAELARYVVEKGSITVDGISLTVSGLGDDWFEVSLIPTTLELTTLGGAAPGTPVNLEVDVIAKYVERLLSHSPRTAR
- a CDS encoding chitin-binding protein; this translates as MRLKQLMAGAVIAGAFGAAALGVGAGAASAAPGPPPGGDGGHGAPPAASHAAPAPHEPGGGGGPGGRGPGGPGGPGGPGGHGPGGPGGPGGPGGPGGPAGPGDHGPGGPGGPGGPWHGDDHRGYFRGAPWGDGPAPWGPGEPPRPAWDRPLPPPGGPWNYGPINYYGYNENPIWNPGFNQWGFDFFGVWIPL